One segment of Cyprinus carpio isolate SPL01 chromosome B20, ASM1834038v1, whole genome shotgun sequence DNA contains the following:
- the LOC109052564 gene encoding calmodulin-1, whose product MADQLTEEQIAEFKEAFSLFDKDGDGTITTKELGTVMRSLGQNPTEAELQDMINEVDADGNGTIDFPEFLTMMARKMKDTDSEEEIREAFRVFDKDGNGYISAAELRHVMTNLGEKLTDEEVDEMIREADIDGDGQVNYEEFVQMMTAK is encoded by the exons ATG GCCGACCAGTTAACAGAGGAGCAGATTGCGG AGTTCAAGGAGGCTTTCTCCTTATTCGACAAGGATGGTGACGGCACCATCACGACCAAAGAGCTGGGCACAGTGATGCGGTCGCTGGGTCAGAACCCCACGGAGGCAGAGCTGCAGGACATGATCAATGAGGTGGACGCTGATG GAAATGGAACCATAGATTTCCCAGAGTTCTTGACGATGATGGCCAGGAAAATGAAGGACACAGACAGCGAGGAAGAGATCCGCGAGGCTTTTCGGGTATTTGACAAG GATGGTAATGGCTACATCAGTGCTGCAGAGTTGCGTCACGTCATGACAAACCTCGGCGAGAAGCTGACAGATGAAGAGGTTGATGAGATGATCAGAGAAGCCGACATAGATGGTGATGGTCAGGTCAACTATGAAG AATTTGTACAGATGATGACCGCAAAGTGA